DNA from Limnohabitans sp.:
CTGTGGCGCATGGCCAGGCAAAGCACCTGGAATCGGCGCAGCACCTTGGTGTGGGTTGTGGTGTCTCTGGCTCTGGCGACGGCCTTGCTCTGGACGCTGGAGCGCTTGCGCCACGACATACGCAACAGTTTTTCCCAGTCGGTCAGTGGAGTCGATCTCATTGTGGGGTCGCGCAGCAGCCCGGTACAGCTACTGCTGTTCTCGGTCTTCCACATCGGCAGCGTGCCGCAAAGCATGTCCATGGACAGTGTGCACGCCCTGGCGCGACACCGCTCGGTCTCATGGGTGGTGCCCCTGAGTCTGGGTGATTCGCATCGGGGATTTCCGGTGCTGGGCACCACGCCCGCTTTTTTTCAACACTTTGCTTACGGTGACAAACAGCCCTTGGTCTTGCGCCAAGGCGCGGTATTTGCAGACACCCTGGATGGTTTGTACGAAGCGGTGATTGGTGCCGAGGTGGCCCGTCAAATGGGCTATGGCCTGGACCAAAGCATCACCTTGTCGCACGGCTTGCACGAACATGACCATGCCGATGAGTCACAAGATGACCATGCCGACAAACCGTTCAAGGTGGTGGGCATCCTGGCGCCTACCGGCACCCCGGTGGACCGCACCGTGCATGTCAGTTTGCAAGCCCTGGAGGCGCTGCATCTGGATTGGGTGGCTGGTGCCCCCATGCCGGGTGGGCACATTCCTGCAGAGCAGGCACGGAAATTCAAGCTCGAGCCCGAAGAAGTCACCGCCGCTTTGGTTGGCTTGAAAACCCGTGCAGCGGTTTTCAATGTACAGCGATTTGTCAACTTTTACGAAGACGAGGCCCTGATGGCGGTGATGCCCGGTGTGGCCCTGGGTGAGTTGTGGTCCGTGCTGGGCGTGGGTGAAAACGCTTTGCTGGCGGTGTCTGCGCTGGTGGCTTTGGTGAGTGTGGTCTCGCTCATGGCGGTGGTGCTGGCTGGTCTCAATGAGCGCCGCCGCGAATTGGCTGTGCTGCGCGCCGTGGGTGCGGGGCCGCGCCATGTGTTGGCCTTGCTCACGCTCGAGGGCTTGTGGGTCACCTGTGCCGGGGTGTTGGTCGGGGTGTTGTTGGCCCAAGTAGGGATGACATGGCTGACCCCATGGTTGCAGCAGTCGCTGGGTATTCGTTTGCAATGGGCAGCGCCATTGCCCACCCAGATGGGGTTGGCGGCTGCGGTGTTGTGTGCAGGGTGGCTCGCCAGTCTGGGTCCGGCTTGGCGCGCCTATCGCATGTCCTTGGCTGATGGCTTGTCGCCGCGGGTATGAGAGGAAAGGGCTTAGGGGCATGAACACCCGAACAACCGTATTGGTGGGCTTGAGCTTCTTGAGTGGCGGGCTGTTAAGCCAGGCCATGGCCCAAAGTGTGCGCGAGACCGCCCGCGAACTGGTGCCGCAGATTCAACCCGCGCTGTCGTCTGAAGCGCCGCCGCTGGGTGCCAGCGCCCCAGCAGCGGTACGTACCCTGACATGGGAGCAATTGATTCCTGCGGGTTGGGACCCTTTCAAGGAACTCAAGGCTTTGAACCTGGATTCACTCAAAGACAACGACCCCAGGGCCGAAGAGGCACTCAAAAAAATACGCAAGATGTGGGACAACGCCCCCATTAACCCATCTGTACTGGGACTGTCTGTTCGCCTGCCCGGCTATGTGGTGCCGCTGGAAGACCTGCCAGAGGGGATGAAAGAATTTTTGTTGGTGCCCTACTTTGGCGCATGCATCCATTCGCCTCCGCCCCCGGCCAACCAAATCGTTCACGTGGTGCTCGCCAAACCCGCCAAACGCTTGCGTCTGATGGATGTGGTTTGGGTGACTGGCCCCCTGAGCGCCACCCAAACCGATTCGCACATGGGGGTGGCCAGTTACCGCATCGAAGCCCGGCAAGTAGCGCCCTACAACGAGAAAAAACGCTGATCATCCGGTGTTGGAAACGCCCGAAGCCACATGGCCGGATGGCACATGCCGGGCGGCCGATTCGATGTGGCCCGTTTGATCGTCAAAGAAAAAGTCGGGCTCGAACTCCCGCAGGAACTCGCCCTTGGGCAAGCCTCCCAAAAACATCGCCTCGTCGACCTCGATGTTCCAGTCCATCAGGGTGCGGATGGCGCGCTCGTGCGCCGGGGCGCTGCGCGCGGTCACCAGCGCGGTGCGGATGCGCATCGATGGGGTGCCGGCCTGTTGCAGCCGATGCAAGGCTTCGAGCAGCGGTTTGAAGGGGCCTGCCAGCAAAGGTTGGCCAGCCTTGTCCCGCTCGTGCGCCTGGAACGCCGACAAACCCTCGGCCTGAAACACCCGCTCGGCTTCATCCGAAAACAACACGGCATCACCGTCAAAGGCGATGCGCACTTCATGCGGGTGCGCCTCCGACGCCAAAGCCGAATGCGGGTAAACCTGCGCCGCTGGCACACCCGCTTCGAGCGCCGCCCGCACATCCGACAAATGCGCCGACAAAAAAAGGTTGGCGTTCAGGGGCTTGAGGTAACGCCAAGGGGGCTGCCCCCGCGTGAAGCTGCCGCGCTGGATGGGCAGCCCGTAATGCTGCGCCGAGCGGAACACCCGCATGCCCGAAACCGGGTCATTGCGTGACAGGATCACCACCTCCACCCGCTGGGCCTCGGCGGTGTTGAAGGCCAGCAGCTTGCGCACCAACGAAAACGCCACGCCCGGCTTGGCGGGCGCATGCAGACGGCCCAACTGCAGTTGCATGTAAGCGCGGTCGTCGCCTTGTTCAAACACCCGGTTTTCTTCCTCGAAGTCGAACAAGGCCCGCGACGAAATCGCCACCACCAACTGGCCTTCAAGAGATGCGGGCATCGCGGGCTCCTTCCAAAAATGTTCGGGTCATGGTTTTGGGGTCTGGTGGGGCCGTTCAAGAAGGACGATCACTTGACCCACTGGTTCGGTTGCATGATCGGCATCGGCATCGGCATCGGCATCAGCACCGCCAGCACGATCAGCATGACCACACCGCCCATGGCCACGATCAGCAGGGGTTCGAGCACGGTGGCCAGCGCCAGGGCGCGGCGCTGCACTTCGCCGGACAGTTGCTGCGCCGCGCGCTGCAGCATGACGGGCAGTTGTCCGGTTTGCTCACCCAGCCGCAGTGCGCTTTGACGCAAGGCCAGCCGCAACGTCCAGGCACCAGCAACCAACACCAGCAAGATCAACCAGCCCCAAGTTCGCACAAAGTCGCTGATGGCCAGCAAGGCGACCGTAAAACCAGGCAATTGCTGCTTGGTGCCTGCAAACACCCCTGCGACTTGGGGCACCACCGAAGTGACCAAAAAAATCACAATAGCCAGCGCTACCAAGCTCACGATGGCCGGATAAAGCGATGCTGACAGCAGTTTTGCACGCAGCGTTTGCTGGTCTTCCAGATCATTGGCCAGTGGGTTGAGCACGTCGGCCAGGTGGCCGCTTTGTTCGCCCGCTGCTATCACGGCGCGGCCAACACGCCAATGATGGCCAGCACGACCATCAGCTCGATCAGGGTAAAGCCGCGTTGGTGGCGGGCAGCGGGGTGGTTCAAGGTGGGGGCTGGGTTTTGCATGCCTTGAATCATAATCTGCGAATGTTTCAATCTCCCGTTTCCCAATTCCAGCAACGTCGACTCGACATTTTGACGGCCGTGATTTGGTTGGTGGCCTTTGCTACAGCGGTGTTTTGGGTCTTGGCTTTTCCACGAGCACAAGAAGGGGGCGCTCAGGGGGCAGTGCCGGTGACTGCTGCCAGCGTGGGTCCGGTCTCAGACGCCTCGGCCCAAAGCGCCCGTGTTTGGGGTGTTGCCACTGCGGCCCCGCAAGTGAGCATGGGCCTGTCGGCGCGTTTTCAGTTGTGGGGCGTGGTGGCCAGTGCTTCCGGCCAAGGCAGCGCCTTGATTTCGGTCGATGGGCTGCCGCCCAAGGCTTTTCGTGTGGAACAAGTGGTCAGTGAGGGTGTGGCCCTGCTCAACCTGGGTCCGAGGCAGGCCAGTCTGGGCCCTCAGGGCGGGGGTGTAGGGACATTCACCTTGTCCTTGCAGGGTCAGGACCAAGCCCTTTGACCTGGACTCCGGCATCTCAAGCCCGCAAAAACAAGCGATAAACCGGATTGTCGGTCTCTTCCGCATACGGATACCCCAGCGCTTGCAAGAACTTTTTAAAGGCTTTGTCGTCTTTGGCGGGAACCTGCAAGCCCACCAAAATGCGACCGTAATCGGCACCCTGGTTGCGGTAGTGGAACAAAGAGATGTTCCAGCCTGGACGCATCAGGCTCAAAAACTTCAGCAACGCGCCCGGGCGTTCGGGGAACTCAAAGCGCAGCAAGCGTTCGTCTTGTGACAGGGCCGAATGCCCGCCCACCATGTGGCGGATGTGCTCTTTGGCCAGCTCGTCGTGCGACAGGTCAATGGCTTTGAACTGCTGCTTGTTGAACTTGGCGGTGATCTTGCCGCTTTCGCCTTTGCCGTGCGTGCTCAGGCCCAAAAAAACATGGGCCTTGTCCGAGTCGCTCATTCGGTAGTTGAACTCGGTCACATTGCGCGGGCCACCGGGCAGGCTGCCGATCAGCTCCAAAAAGCGTTTGAAGCTGCCGCGCTCTTCCGGAATGGTGACGGCAAACAGCGCTTCTTTTTCTTCGCCCACATCGGCCCGCTCGGCCACAAAGCGCAGGCGGTCAAAGTTCATGTTGGCACCGCACAAGATGGCCGCAAAGGTCTGGCCCTTGCATTTGTGCGTGGCCACGTATTGCTTGATGGCCGCCACGGCCAGCGCGCCTGCGGGCTCCACGATCGAGCGGGTGTCCACAAACACATCCTTGATGGCCGCGCACACCGCATCGGTGTCCACCGTCATGTAGGCGTCCACCAAATTGCTGGCCACGCGGAAGGTCTCTTCGCCCACCAGTTTCACGGCCGTGCCGTCCGAGAACAGGCCCACATCGGCCAATGTCACGCGCTTTTGAGCGGCCACCGACTGAATCATGGCATCCGAGTCGTTCATCTGCACGCCAATCACCTTGACGCCTGGACGCACCGCCTTGATGTAGTTGGCCACGCCGCTGATCAGGCCACCGCCGCCAATGGCCACAAACACCGCATCCAGCGGCCCTGGGTGCTGGCGCAGCATTTCCATGGCAATCGTACCTTGGCCCGCGATCACGTCCGGGTCGTCAAAGGGGTGCACAAACGTGAGGCCCTGCTTTTTCTGAAGCGCCAGCGAGTGGTTGTAGGCGTCTGAATAGCTGTCGCCAAACAAGACCACCTCGCCGCCAAAGCCTTTGACCGCATCGATCTTGACCTGCGGCGTGGTGGTGGGCATGACGATGATGGCGCGCGTGCCCAAGCGGCTGGCGCTGAGCGCCACGCCTTGCGCGTGGTTGCCGGCTGATGCGCAGATCACGCCCTTTTTGAGCTGCTCAGGACTCAGGTGCGCCATCTTGTTGTAAGCCCCGCGCAGCTTGAAGCTGTGCACCGGTTGCTGGTCTTCGCGCTTCAAAAGCACCTGGTTGCCCAAGCGCTTGGACAGGTTTTTGGCCGTTTCCAAGGCGGACTCGGTCGCCACGTCATAGACCTTGGCGTTGAGAATTTTGATCAGGTAATCAGCGGGTTGGAGGTGTGGGGTGGTCATGTTGTTGATTTGAGTTTTTCTGTTGCAGCAATCAATTGGGGCAGCAAGTCGCAAATTTCGACGATTGCACTTTCTTCAATGTCCCAATAGCCCTCGTATTCAGCCAAATTTCTCTTCCAGTAAATCGAGGACGGATTTTTGCAAAACTTTGTTCACAAACGAACTGGGGTCCGCCTGCCGAATGGCAAATTCTTGCTGTGTGTAGCAGTTGGGGTTGATTTTCCTTCCCAACTCAGACTCCAAGTCGCCCAAGCATTGAAGCACTTCTGACAAGCTCAAGCCATCGCCGACCAGCAGCAGGTCAATGTCGCTGGCAGCCGTGTCAGTTTGTTGAGCCACTGACCCATAAATGCATGCTTTCGCCAGTTTGTGTTTGATGGGCAATAGTGCTCGCGTCAAAAGTGCTTGCATGCCAACCGTTTTGCGGGTCAGTGAGACCAAGTCTTTGAACACAGGGCTGTCAGGATTGGCCTGAAAAATCCTCAAATTTCCAACGCGCTCTGCCCGAACAATTCCGGCTTCGGTCAGATGTTTCAGTTCTTGTTGCAGAGATGCGCTGCCCAGCTGAGTCAGCCGAAGCAGCTCGTTGAGGTGGAAAGAACGTTCAGGCAGGCCAAACAACCACCGAAAAAGGCGGGAGCGGCGGTCTGTGAACAAGGCATTGGCCAGCGGCATGTCGAGAATTTAGCATGATCAAGCCAAAAAATAGCATGAACAAGTCAAAAAATGCCCCAAGTCTTGCGACTTGGGGCAAATCCACCTTTTCAGAGGGTGGAGGAGACAAACGGTGCGGGCTAAAAAAGCACGCCTGTTCGCAATTGTAGGCGCGAATTGTTGCAATGCAGCAGAATTGGCAGATCAAAATGAAAAAATGTGCGACTTGTTGGCCATGGTTTGTGCAAGCGCACAGTCACCGTTTGGCTTTTACTTGCTTGGTTACCATCTCGGTCGAGCTTCGGCATGCCAAGCCACCACTTCTTTAGGAAAAATTATGGATTGCAGAGTCACTTGGACCGGCGCTGCCGGCACCCGCTCAGGTATGGGCTTTTTGGCCGAAACCGG
Protein-coding regions in this window:
- a CDS encoding ABC transporter permease, translating into MNSLWRMARQSTWNRRSTLVWVVVSLALATALLWTLERLRHDIRNSFSQSVSGVDLIVGSRSSPVQLLLFSVFHIGSVPQSMSMDSVHALARHRSVSWVVPLSLGDSHRGFPVLGTTPAFFQHFAYGDKQPLVLRQGAVFADTLDGLYEAVIGAEVARQMGYGLDQSITLSHGLHEHDHADESQDDHADKPFKVVGILAPTGTPVDRTVHVSLQALEALHLDWVAGAPMPGGHIPAEQARKFKLEPEEVTAALVGLKTRAAVFNVQRFVNFYEDEALMAVMPGVALGELWSVLGVGENALLAVSALVALVSVVSLMAVVLAGLNERRRELAVLRAVGAGPRHVLALLTLEGLWVTCAGVLVGVLLAQVGMTWLTPWLQQSLGIRLQWAAPLPTQMGLAAAVLCAGWLASLGPAWRAYRMSLADGLSPRV
- a CDS encoding DUF3299 domain-containing protein, translating into MNTRTTVLVGLSFLSGGLLSQAMAQSVRETARELVPQIQPALSSEAPPLGASAPAAVRTLTWEQLIPAGWDPFKELKALNLDSLKDNDPRAEEALKKIRKMWDNAPINPSVLGLSVRLPGYVVPLEDLPEGMKEFLLVPYFGACIHSPPPPANQIVHVVLAKPAKRLRLMDVVWVTGPLSATQTDSHMGVASYRIEARQVAPYNEKKR
- a CDS encoding 5'-nucleotidase, which gives rise to MPASLEGQLVVAISSRALFDFEEENRVFEQGDDRAYMQLQLGRLHAPAKPGVAFSLVRKLLAFNTAEAQRVEVVILSRNDPVSGMRVFRSAQHYGLPIQRGSFTRGQPPWRYLKPLNANLFLSAHLSDVRAALEAGVPAAQVYPHSALASEAHPHEVRIAFDGDAVLFSDEAERVFQAEGLSAFQAHERDKAGQPLLAGPFKPLLEALHRLQQAGTPSMRIRTALVTARSAPAHERAIRTLMDWNIEVDEAMFLGGLPKGEFLREFEPDFFFDDQTGHIESAARHVPSGHVASGVSNTG
- a CDS encoding prepilin-type N-terminal cleavage/methylation domain-containing protein, giving the protein MIQGMQNPAPTLNHPAARHQRGFTLIELMVVLAIIGVLAAP
- a CDS encoding general secretion pathway protein C → MFQSPVSQFQQRRLDILTAVIWLVAFATAVFWVLAFPRAQEGGAQGAVPVTAASVGPVSDASAQSARVWGVATAAPQVSMGLSARFQLWGVVASASGQGSALISVDGLPPKAFRVEQVVSEGVALLNLGPRQASLGPQGGGVGTFTLSLQGQDQAL
- the ilvA gene encoding threonine ammonia-lyase, biosynthetic translates to MTTPHLQPADYLIKILNAKVYDVATESALETAKNLSKRLGNQVLLKREDQQPVHSFKLRGAYNKMAHLSPEQLKKGVICASAGNHAQGVALSASRLGTRAIIVMPTTTPQVKIDAVKGFGGEVVLFGDSYSDAYNHSLALQKKQGLTFVHPFDDPDVIAGQGTIAMEMLRQHPGPLDAVFVAIGGGGLISGVANYIKAVRPGVKVIGVQMNDSDAMIQSVAAQKRVTLADVGLFSDGTAVKLVGEETFRVASNLVDAYMTVDTDAVCAAIKDVFVDTRSIVEPAGALAVAAIKQYVATHKCKGQTFAAILCGANMNFDRLRFVAERADVGEEKEALFAVTIPEERGSFKRFLELIGSLPGGPRNVTEFNYRMSDSDKAHVFLGLSTHGKGESGKITAKFNKQQFKAIDLSHDELAKEHIRHMVGGHSALSQDERLLRFEFPERPGALLKFLSLMRPGWNISLFHYRNQGADYGRILVGLQVPAKDDKAFKKFLQALGYPYAEETDNPVYRLFLRA
- a CDS encoding transcriptional regulator, with protein sequence MPLANALFTDRRSRLFRWLFGLPERSFHLNELLRLTQLGSASLQQELKHLTEAGIVRAERVGNLRIFQANPDSPVFKDLVSLTRKTVGMQALLTRALLPIKHKLAKACIYGSVAQQTDTAASDIDLLLVGDGLSLSEVLQCLGDLESELGRKINPNCYTQQEFAIRQADPSSFVNKVLQKSVLDLLEEKFG